One genomic window of Glycine soja cultivar W05 chromosome 9, ASM419377v2, whole genome shotgun sequence includes the following:
- the LOC114425427 gene encoding probable E3 ubiquitin-protein ligase RNF144A isoform X2, producing the protein MLNPEPPPPPMMVPPATPMNRETTSLRKKNRLRTRTRIPPFDVDSSFFTTPISLQGTTKSNAISVEQYDGVSASASSPVHVINLSDTEDDDEVRILNFTPINTSFGKRSKKSSSKGECSNSASFVCEICTETKTARDSFSIIGCHHVYCNSCVAQYVESKLEENIVSIPCPVPGCRGLLEADDCREILAPRVFDRWGKALCEAVIAAEEKFYCPFADCSVMLIRGIEENNIREAECPNCRRLFCAQCRVPWHDNMPCEDFQKLNADERDKEDIMLMNLANQMQWKRCPRCRFYVAKSDGCMYMKCRGKTQKQLLLLIHYRKVASVY; encoded by the exons ATGTTGAACCCCGaaccgccgccgccgccgatGATGGTTCCGCCGGCGACACCGATGAACCGCGAAACGACGTCGCTAAGGAAGAAGAACAGACTCCGAACTCGAACTCGAATTCCACCTTTCGACGTGGACTCCTCCTTCTTCACCACGCCGATCTCCTTGCAAGGCACCACAAAATCAAACGCGATCTCCGTGGAGCAATACGACGGCGTTTCCGCTTCCGCTTCCAGCCCCGTCCACGTCATCAACCTCTCTGATACCGAGGACGACGACGAAGTCCGAATCCTCAACTTCACTCCCATAAACACGTCCTTCGGAAAACGCAGCAAGAAATCATCATCCAAAGGAGAGTGCTCCAACTCCGCATCGTTCGTCTGCGAAATCTGCACCGAAACGAAAACCGCCAGAGACTCCTTCTCGATCATCGGATGCCACCACGTGTACTGCAACTCCTGCGTGGCGCAGTACGTCGAATCGAAGCTCGAAGAGAACATCGTTAGCATCCCCTGCCCCGTGCCGGGATGCAGGGGACTACTGGAGGCTGATGATTGCCGTGAAATTCTCGCGCCTCGCGTCTTCGATCGGTGGGGAAAAGCCTTATGCGAGGCTGTGATTGCTGCTGAAGAAAAATTCTATTGTCCCTTTGCGGATTGTTCTGTTATGTTGATTAGAGGGATCGAGGAAAACAATATCAGAGAAGCTGAATGTCCTAACTGTAGGAGGCTTTTCTGTGCGCAGTGTAGGGTGCCCTGGCACGATAATATGCCCTGCGAGGACTTTCAGAAACTGAACGCGGACGAGAGGGATAAGGAGGATATCATGCTGATGAACCTCGCCAATCAAATGCAGTGGAAGAGGTGCCCCCGGTGTAGGTTCTACGTCGCCAAATCGGATGGATGCATGTACATGAAATGCAG GGGAAAGACGCAGAAGCAGCTGCTTTTGCTGATCCACTATCGAAAGGTAGCCAGTGTTTACTAA
- the LOC114425427 gene encoding probable E3 ubiquitin-protein ligase RNF144A isoform X1, translated as MLNPEPPPPPMMVPPATPMNRETTSLRKKNRLRTRTRIPPFDVDSSFFTTPISLQGTTKSNAISVEQYDGVSASASSPVHVINLSDTEDDDEVRILNFTPINTSFGKRSKKSSSKGECSNSASFVCEICTETKTARDSFSIIGCHHVYCNSCVAQYVESKLEENIVSIPCPVPGCRGLLEADDCREILAPRVFDRWGKALCEAVIAAEEKFYCPFADCSVMLIRGIEENNIREAECPNCRRLFCAQCRVPWHDNMPCEDFQKLNADERDKEDIMLMNLANQMQWKRCPRCRFYVAKSDGCMYMKCRCGNAFCYNCGAPNLTSSHSCSYCFR; from the exons ATGTTGAACCCCGaaccgccgccgccgccgatGATGGTTCCGCCGGCGACACCGATGAACCGCGAAACGACGTCGCTAAGGAAGAAGAACAGACTCCGAACTCGAACTCGAATTCCACCTTTCGACGTGGACTCCTCCTTCTTCACCACGCCGATCTCCTTGCAAGGCACCACAAAATCAAACGCGATCTCCGTGGAGCAATACGACGGCGTTTCCGCTTCCGCTTCCAGCCCCGTCCACGTCATCAACCTCTCTGATACCGAGGACGACGACGAAGTCCGAATCCTCAACTTCACTCCCATAAACACGTCCTTCGGAAAACGCAGCAAGAAATCATCATCCAAAGGAGAGTGCTCCAACTCCGCATCGTTCGTCTGCGAAATCTGCACCGAAACGAAAACCGCCAGAGACTCCTTCTCGATCATCGGATGCCACCACGTGTACTGCAACTCCTGCGTGGCGCAGTACGTCGAATCGAAGCTCGAAGAGAACATCGTTAGCATCCCCTGCCCCGTGCCGGGATGCAGGGGACTACTGGAGGCTGATGATTGCCGTGAAATTCTCGCGCCTCGCGTCTTCGATCGGTGGGGAAAAGCCTTATGCGAGGCTGTGATTGCTGCTGAAGAAAAATTCTATTGTCCCTTTGCGGATTGTTCTGTTATGTTGATTAGAGGGATCGAGGAAAACAATATCAGAGAAGCTGAATGTCCTAACTGTAGGAGGCTTTTCTGTGCGCAGTGTAGGGTGCCCTGGCACGATAATATGCCCTGCGAGGACTTTCAGAAACTGAACGCGGACGAGAGGGATAAGGAGGATATCATGCTGATGAACCTCGCCAATCAAATGCAGTGGAAGAGGTGCCCCCGGTGTAGGTTCTACGTCGCCAAATCGGATGGATGCATGTACATGAAATGCAG GTGTGGAAACGCCTTCTGTTACAACTGTGGAGCTCCCAACTTAACCAGCTCCCATAGTTGCAGCTATTGTTTTCGTTAA